In the genome of Streptomyces aquilus, the window CTCGGTTCCGATCAGCGTCGTCGCCAGCACCATCTCGTCGGTGATCAGACCGGCCGCGCCGTCCCGGTCCCCGGCCTGCCAGCGGGTCCGGACCTCGGCCGCGACCTCGGCCCAACCCTGGCGGCTGTAGGCGTTGTTGTAGAAGTTCGTGGTCGCCGAGCCCATGCCGCCGAGGCTGAAGGCCAGCTCCTTCTTGCGCCCGGCCACCATCATGCGCAGGTCGTCCTCGTCCTCCGCGAAGGCGACCTCGGCGCCCTGGCAGATGTCGAGGTCGGCGCGTGTACGGCCGGCGTTGGCAAGGCCCCGGTCCAGGTGGTCGAAGTACGCCTCTTTGGCGCCTTCGGGGACGAAACTGGTGCCCAGCCAGCCGTCGGCGATCTCACCGGTCAGGTTCAGCATCTTGGGCGAGAGAGTGGCCAGGTAGACGGGGATGTCGTGCTCAGCGCGCATGGACAGACGCATGGGCCTCGCCTCCCCGTCGGGCAGCGGGATCTGGAATTCACGGCCGGAGTGGGAGACCTTCTCCCCCGAGGCGGCCTGTCGCACGATCTCGACGGTCTCGCGCATCCGGGACAGCGGCCGGTCGAATGGCACGCCGTGCAGCCCTTCGATCACCTGCGGTCCGGAGGGGCCAAGGCCGAGGAGGAAGCGCCCCTGGGAGATCTGCGACAGCGTGATCGCGGCGCGTGCGATGGCCGTCGGTGTGCGGGTGCCGAGCTGGATGATTCCCGATCCGAGAAGCATGCGCTCCGTCTTCGCGGCGAGATAGCCCAACGGAGAGGGCGCCTCGGAGCCCCATGCCTCCGCCACCCAGCAGATGTCGAGACCGAGCCTCTCCGCCTCGGTGACGTAGTCGACGATCTCCCGCCAGTCGCCGCCGGAGGCTTCGATCGTGGTGGACGTACGCATCACAGACTCGCCTCCCCCGAGGTCCGGGGGCTCTCGGCCAGCTTCTTGACCTCTTCGAGGGTGACGGTCATGTTGGCCTCGAACTCCCGCATGCGCACGAAGACGATCTTCTGCTCCTTCTCCGGCATGCGTTCGATGGCGAAGGAGAGCCCCGAGGGGGCCGGCCCCATCTGCATCCATTCCCGCAGCACCGTGCCCCCGTCCTGTGGCTCCAACGTGAACCGCCAGATCGCCGACGGGTACTGCGGATCCTCTACCGCCCAGGCGAGCCGCTTCGGCGGCTCCCACTCGACGATGTGGGACGTGGTGGCCCACTCCCCGAACGCTTCGTGCTTGCTCCGGCCGACGAACCGGGCTCCCAGAGCGGGCCCGCAGCCGTCCAGCCATTCCACCGACTGCAACTCGGAACTCATGCGTGGCATCAGTTCGATGTCGGACACCAGCCTCCACACCTGAGCCGGTGGTGCGGCGATCCAGGTGTGGACCTCAACCGTCGGTTTGTCCGCGTAGCGTGCGCCCGTCCACTCCATGAACCCGCAGCCCCTCTGTCGCCAAGAGCGCTCGGATGAGCGTCTGACCAGTAAAGTTGCGTAGATAGACTCACTTGTCAAGGGTGACCTGCCGCGCAGGACACTGCCCGGTCAGCCCGTGAACCGGGCCCGTACATCCGGGCGTTCGGCCAAGTGCGGTGGGTAGCCGGGGCCCATTTGGGGGTGGGTGTTGTCCAGGGTCATGGGATCACCGCAGGCGGCGCACACCACCTCGGCATGCGTCTCCTGCCCGCACGTGTCGTGACGCATCGTCACCGGCGGGCCTGCTTCGCCGGAGAGCCAGCGGTCCCCCCACCGGTTCATCACCAGCAGCACGCCGTAGAAGTCGCGCCCCTTCTCGGTGAGCACGTAGTCATGGCGGACCGGCTCCGTCTGGTAGGGCCGCTTCTCCAGCAGCCCCTCCTCCACCAGCCGGCGCAGCCGGTCCGTCAGCGTGTTGCGGGCGATCCCCAGCGACTCCTGGAACGCGTCGAACCGCCGGATCCCGTAGAACGCCTCACGCAGCACCAGCGGCGTCCACCAGTCCCCGAGCAGGTCCATGGTGCGTGCGATCGAGCAGGGCCACTGCGCAAAGGATGTCCGTCTCATGACGGCCAGCATAGGTTCGTCCAGTCGTGAGACCCAGCAGGTGAACGGAACAACGACCGGTGCGCGGTCTCTTGTGCTCCATCAATAACGAAGTTATGTTGCCGCCATGAAACGTGACTTGCTGGGCAAGAACCTGGTTGTTACCGGAGCGGCACGCGGCATCGGCGAGAAGGTGGCCCGCCTGGCCGCCGCCCGAGGGGCCCGGGTGACCGTGATCGGCCTCGAAGCCGACCGGCTGCGCGCCCTCGCCGACGAGCTGGGTCCCGGCGCCGCCTGGCGTGAGGCCGATGTGCGCGACGGGGCTGCTCTGCGGTCGGCGATCGACGAGGCCGCCGACGTCATGGGCGGCGTCGACCTCGTGGTCGCCAACGCCGGCGTCGTGGCGTACGGGACGGTGCGGCAGACGGACGAGGCGTCGTTCGAGCGGGTGCTGGACATCAACCTGAACGGTGTGTTCCGCACCCTCAAGTACGCGACGCCGCACCTGGAGCGCAGCCGTGGCCATGTGCTGGTCGTGGCGTCCGCGCTGTCGTTCATGCCGCTGGCCGCGATGGCCTCCTACGGCGCGAGCAAGGCCGGGGCCGAGCTGCTCGCTCTGACCTACCGACAGGAGGTGGCCCACCTCGGAGTCACGGTCGGCGTGGTGCACCCCTCATGGATCGACACGGACCTCGTGCGAGGCGCCGAGGCGGACCTCCCCTCGTTCCAGGACCTGCGCACGCGACTCCCCTATCCGGGCAATGTCACCACGAGCTCCGACCGGGCGGCGGCCGCGATCGTCGACGGGCTCGTGCGCCGACGCAGCCGCGTGTATGTCCCGCGTGCGGTCGTCGTGGCCAACTGGGCCAAGGCGGCGCTGAATTCACCGCTGGCCTGGCCCTGGGCGAGGCGCTTCGCGGCCCGGGCGGTGCCGTCCCTCGAACGCGAGGTCGCGGCACTGGGGAGGCAGGACCAGGTGACGCCGGGCGCAGATGCCCCCGCCACGGAGACCAGGTCGTCCTAGAGCCGGGCAGCGCCCAACCGCCCGGCTTCTCAGCGGCCTTGGACGATCGAGTCGTACAGGCGCGCGCCGGCCTCGTGGGAGGCTTCGGCCCGTTCGCGCTCGTCACCGAGTCCGACAGTGAAGTTCACACCCATCGGCACGAGCACCTGCGCCACGGCGTCGTCGAACTCGACGAAGTGCTCAGCCAGTTCAAGGGTGATGTAACCGTGCACGTAACTCCACAGCTGGGCGGCGATGGCCTCGGGTTCCTGACGGTCGATCCTGCCGGAGCGCACGAGCCGTTCGCACGCCGCGGTGACATGAGCGTGGGCTTCCCGAAAGGCGTGGGAATGCCCGCTCAGGCGACGGTCCGTATCCGGCAGCGGCCGGTATGTCGCCCGAGTGGAGAGACCGAACATCAGGTCATACAGGTGAGGGTTCTCCCGGGCCTGCCGACGGCAGGTCAAGGCCATGGCGAAGAGATCCGCGATCGGGTCCTCCGTCACCGGCACCCGGCCGAACGCCGCGCCGAGTTCCTTGAACCCGTGGTCGGCGACAGCCCTCATCAGCTCGGGGATCCCGCCGAAGTGGCTGTAGACCACCATCGTCGACAGTCCGCTCGCGGACGCCACCGCGCGCACCTTCAGAGCCGACGGACCCTGCTCGGCCAGCAAGCCGACGGCCGCCTGCACGAGTCGCTCCGGTGCGTCATCGAGCCTCGCCCGCCCTGCCATGTTCCGTACGCCTCCACCGTTGACATACCAGAAATAACTTGGTTATGTAATTCTTCACGGCAATAGTACACATCGTGTGTGACCTGCCGTCTCGGATACACGCGTCCGCTCTCGGACACGTCATCACGCGCTGGTCCAGTCTCCTGCCGCCCGTGCGGGCACAGCGTGTCGGGCCGAACCCGACCTCATCGCTGCGACATGCATCCGCGGCCGTTTCCACGCATTTTCCCTCCTCATGAACTCAGCACGGGAGCAGAACTCATGCCGTACAAAGACAAGGGCCGTCTCACGGTCGAAGATCGCGGGGCCGTTCTGATCGCGCGGGTCGACGGCGGCCCGCTCCAGGAGTTCGGCCTCGACATCGCCCAGCAGCTGGAGAAGCTGGTGGCCCGAGCCGACCGTGATCCGAACATCCGTGCCGTCGTCTTCACCGGGGCACATCCCGAGCGGTTCGTCAGCCATGCCGCGGTCCGGTGGCTGCAGGAAGAGGGCGCCGCGAGCCCTACGGTCGGCCGGCTCGCTGCCTCAGCCGTCGTCCGCCTGGCCAAGCACGTGGACCGGTCCCGCCTCCTCGGGTCCGTGATGCGCAGAACCCCGATGCGCGGGGCCCTGCAGCTGGAACGCCTGCACAGGACCTTCCTGCGGATGAACGCCAGCGGTGTGCTCTACGTCGCCGCCCTCAACGGTTCCGCCCTCGGCCTCGGCGCGGAGTTCGCCTGGGCGTGCGATCTGCGGGTCATGGCCGACGGGGGCTTCTTCATCGGCCAGCCGGAGATCCTCCTCGGCATCATCCCGGGCGGCGGCGGCACCCAGCGGCTGACCCGCCTGATCGGCACCCACCGGTCCCTGGCCGCGATCCTCGAAGGCAAGCCGTTCACGCCCGAAGAGGCCCTCGCCAACGGGGCGGTGGACAAGGTCGTCGCGCAGGACAAGGTGGTCGCGCAGGCGGTCGAGCTCGCCGAGCACTTCGGGAAGCGGTCGAAGGGGTCGGTCGCGGCCGCCAAGAGGTCGGTGTACTTCGGCGGCTCGATGTCACTGGAGGACGGTCTGCACGTCGAACGCGCCGAGTTCTTCGCCCAGGTCATGTCGGAGGAAGGCCAGCGGCTGATGCTCGACTACCAGGCCACGACCGCCGCCACCGGCGAACTCCCGCTCTACACACCGGGCACCTACGCACGAGCCCTCGCCTCGGGCAGCGTGCCGGGCCGTCGCTCGACGAGCGGGCGGTGAACCGACGATGACCACTCAGCAGTCCTTCACCCGTCACGACATCACGTTCCCTTCCGGCGACAGCACCTGCGCCGGCTGGCTCTACCTCCCCACGGGCGTCACCTCTCCGCCCGTCGTCATCCTCGGGCACGGCCTCGGCGCCGTCCGCGAGATGCGCCTGGACGCCTTCGCCGAGCGCTTCGCGCAGGCCGGCATCGCCGCGGTGGCCTTCACCTACCGCCACTTCGGCGACAGCGGCGGCCACCCTCGCCAGCTCCTGTCGATCAAGCGTCAGCTCGCCGACTGGGACGCCGCCATCGCCTACGTCACGGCCCGCACGGACGTCGACCGCACCCGTATCGCCGTATGGGGCAGCTCGTTCGGCGGCGGCCATGCCATCACCGTCGCCTCCCGCCACCCCGAACTGCGCGCGGCAATATCGCAATGCCCCTTCACCGACGGTCTCGCCTCCGCGCTCGCGCTGGGCCCTGCCGCCTCACTCAAGGTCCTCCCCGTGGTCGCCCGCGACCTGGCGGCCAGAGGCCGCGGAAAGCCGCCCGTGATGGTGCCGATCGCCGCCACCCCCGGCTCGTCGGCCCTCATGAACGCCCCGGACGCCCTGCCCGGATACCAGGCGCTCCAGCCTCCGGGAACGACGTTCCGCAACGAGGTGGCGGCGCGGGTCATCCCGACCATCCTCACCTACCGGCCCGGGCGCGCGGCCAGGAAGATCGCCATGCCGATCCTCTTCTGCGTCAGCGACACCGACTCCGTCACGCCTCCCGCCCAGACCCTCCGCTACGCGCGCACCGCACCCAAGGGAGAGATCAAGAGGTACGAGGCCGGCCACTTCGACTTCTACACCGGCGAGACCTTCGAAGTACTGGTGCGCGACCAGATCGAGTTCCTCACCCGCCAGCTGAAGCCGGCAGCCGCAGCGTCAGCTCCGTGACCGGACCGCATCACACCCAGACAGGTACGCCCTCGCCATGAATTTCGCATCTCTGCCCGACCGCCGCGCGTCCCTCGACCCAGACGGGGCCGCGGTCTCGGACGGCCGCCAGGCCCTCACCAACGTCCAGTTGCTGCGTCGCGTCCAGGCGGCGACCCGTCACCTCCAGGATCTCGGGATCGGCCCCGGCGATGTCGTGGCTCTCAAGCTCACCAATCGCGTGGAGTTCGTGCTTCTGCTGTTCGCCTCCTGGCGGCTCGGCGCCACCATCACGCCGGTCAACCCGAGCATGACCGACGTCGAAGTGGCCCGTCAGCTCAAGGACTCCCGCGCACGTCTTCTGGTGAGCGAGGACGGCGAGGCCGCGGTGGCGGACGGGACCGCCGTTCTCGCCGTCGGCGAACTGCGCGACGACGCGGCGGCGGAGCCGGATGAGGCCCCCCTCCCGGACCCGTCCACGCTGGCCCTGCTCATCTACACCAGCGGCACGACCGGGGTTCCCAAGGGGGTGATGCTCGATCACGCCAACATCGACGCCATGGCGGACATGGGGCGTCAGGCGCTGGAAGTCGGTCCGGCCGACCGGTGTCTGCTGATCCTGCCGCTCTTCCACGTCAACGGCATCGTGGTCAGCACCCTCGTACCGTTGCTGGCGGGCGCGAGCGTCACCATCGCCGACCGGTTCAATCCCCAGACGTTCTTCGACGTGGTCGAGCGCGAGCGCCCCACGTTCTTCAGCGCCGTACCGACGATCTACAGCATGCTCGCGGCGCTTCCGGACCAGGTCCGCCCCGACACGTCGTCCCTGCGCTTCGGAGTCTGCGGCGCGGCACCCGCCTCCGCCGAACTGCTCACCCGGTTCGAGGCCCGTTACGGGTTCCCGCTCGTCGAGGGGTACGGGCTGTCCGAGGGAACCTGCGGCTCCACCATCAATCCGGTCGCGGGCCCTCGACGCGCCGGAACCGTGGGACTGCCCTTCCCCGGCCAGGAGATCCGGATCGTCGACGCCGACGGCAGCG includes:
- a CDS encoding short-chain dehydrogenase/reductase, producing the protein MKRDLLGKNLVVTGAARGIGEKVARLAAARGARVTVIGLEADRLRALADELGPGAAWREADVRDGAALRSAIDEAADVMGGVDLVVANAGVVAYGTVRQTDEASFERVLDINLNGVFRTLKYATPHLERSRGHVLVVASALSFMPLAAMASYGASKAGAELLALTYRQEVAHLGVTVGVVHPSWIDTDLVRGAEADLPSFQDLRTRLPYPGNVTTSSDRAAAAIVDGLVRRRSRVYVPRAVVVANWAKAALNSPLAWPWARRFAARAVPSLEREVAALGRQDQVTPGADAPATETRSS
- a CDS encoding SRPBCC family protein, with the protein product MEWTGARYADKPTVEVHTWIAAPPAQVWRLVSDIELMPRMSSELQSVEWLDGCGPALGARFVGRSKHEAFGEWATTSHIVEWEPPKRLAWAVEDPQYPSAIWRFTLEPQDGGTVLREWMQMGPAPSGLSFAIERMPEKEQKIVFVRMREFEANMTVTLEEVKKLAESPRTSGEASL
- a CDS encoding winged helix-turn-helix transcriptional regulator, whose amino-acid sequence is MRRTSFAQWPCSIARTMDLLGDWWTPLVLREAFYGIRRFDAFQESLGIARNTLTDRLRRLVEEGLLEKRPYQTEPVRHDYVLTEKGRDFYGVLLVMNRWGDRWLSGEAGPPVTMRHDTCGQETHAEVVCAACGDPMTLDNTHPQMGPGYPPHLAERPDVRARFTG
- a CDS encoding enoyl-CoA hydratase/isomerase family protein, translated to MPYKDKGRLTVEDRGAVLIARVDGGPLQEFGLDIAQQLEKLVARADRDPNIRAVVFTGAHPERFVSHAAVRWLQEEGAASPTVGRLAASAVVRLAKHVDRSRLLGSVMRRTPMRGALQLERLHRTFLRMNASGVLYVAALNGSALGLGAEFAWACDLRVMADGGFFIGQPEILLGIIPGGGGTQRLTRLIGTHRSLAAILEGKPFTPEEALANGAVDKVVAQDKVVAQAVELAEHFGKRSKGSVAAAKRSVYFGGSMSLEDGLHVERAEFFAQVMSEEGQRLMLDYQATTAATGELPLYTPGTYARALASGSVPGRRSTSGR
- a CDS encoding class I adenylate-forming enzyme family protein; translation: MNFASLPDRRASLDPDGAAVSDGRQALTNVQLLRRVQAATRHLQDLGIGPGDVVALKLTNRVEFVLLLFASWRLGATITPVNPSMTDVEVARQLKDSRARLLVSEDGEAAVADGTAVLAVGELRDDAAAEPDEAPLPDPSTLALLIYTSGTTGVPKGVMLDHANIDAMADMGRQALEVGPADRCLLILPLFHVNGIVVSTLVPLLAGASVTIADRFNPQTFFDVVERERPTFFSAVPTIYSMLAALPDQVRPDTSSLRFGVCGAAPASAELLTRFEARYGFPLVEGYGLSEGTCGSTINPVAGPRRAGTVGLPFPGQEIRIVDADGSEVPPGADGEVVVRGPNVMRGYLGRPEETAKVIVDRWLHTGDVGRLDADGYLTLVGRSKDMIIRGGENIYPKEIEDVLVGDPSVLEAAVIGVPDEKWGEVVVAYVQPRPGSAVDPSALQSRCARSLTGFKRPTAFFVVDAIPKNPVGKIDKVSLRAAHAEVSARS
- a CDS encoding LLM class flavin-dependent oxidoreductase; translated protein: MRTSTTIEASGGDWREIVDYVTEAERLGLDICWVAEAWGSEAPSPLGYLAAKTERMLLGSGIIQLGTRTPTAIARAAITLSQISQGRFLLGLGPSGPQVIEGLHGVPFDRPLSRMRETVEIVRQAASGEKVSHSGREFQIPLPDGEARPMRLSMRAEHDIPVYLATLSPKMLNLTGEIADGWLGTSFVPEGAKEAYFDHLDRGLANAGRTRADLDICQGAEVAFAEDEDDLRMMVAGRKKELAFSLGGMGSATTNFYNNAYSRQGWAEVAAEVRTRWQAGDRDGAAGLITDEMVLATTLIGTEDMVRERLRVWRDVGVDTVRFYPAGETLDARLATLGRAIDLVRDLDREEVAR
- a CDS encoding alpha/beta hydrolase, giving the protein MTTQQSFTRHDITFPSGDSTCAGWLYLPTGVTSPPVVILGHGLGAVREMRLDAFAERFAQAGIAAVAFTYRHFGDSGGHPRQLLSIKRQLADWDAAIAYVTARTDVDRTRIAVWGSSFGGGHAITVASRHPELRAAISQCPFTDGLASALALGPAASLKVLPVVARDLAARGRGKPPVMVPIAATPGSSALMNAPDALPGYQALQPPGTTFRNEVAARVIPTILTYRPGRAARKIAMPILFCVSDTDSVTPPAQTLRYARTAPKGEIKRYEAGHFDFYTGETFEVLVRDQIEFLTRQLKPAAAASAP
- a CDS encoding TetR/AcrR family transcriptional regulator — its product is MAGRARLDDAPERLVQAAVGLLAEQGPSALKVRAVASASGLSTMVVYSHFGGIPELMRAVADHGFKELGAAFGRVPVTEDPIADLFAMALTCRRQARENPHLYDLMFGLSTRATYRPLPDTDRRLSGHSHAFREAHAHVTAACERLVRSGRIDRQEPEAIAAQLWSYVHGYITLELAEHFVEFDDAVAQVLVPMGVNFTVGLGDERERAEASHEAGARLYDSIVQGR